The Xenopus tropicalis strain Nigerian chromosome 2, UCB_Xtro_10.0, whole genome shotgun sequence genome window below encodes:
- the LOC116408811 gene encoding olfactory receptor class A-like protein 1, which produces MDINLLSKAAFFLFLVIIGIPANSYIVLKFIFIKMVEKKFLPTNIILTALALMNLLIVFSRVILQYLNAIGVENLLDDTQCKLSVYTYRVSRSMSISTTTFLSCYQCILIAPSSGIWSYLKQKVTPNVLAITICLLVINIILDPSSGLYAQAKKNSTASPYTLYLVYCNMAFGTYNNYIANGSLFATRDFLLVGLMALASTYIVYILIKHKRSVKDIRSSSRAQGKSAEDKASRAVIMLVILYVLLFGFDNCMWIYTLTLTRVTNDMNDARIALACSYSALSPIVIIANNPKLQPRFKWLEQRKTLNENHKKVVDGNLKVASE; this is translated from the coding sequence ATGGATATCAATCTTCTTAGCAAAGCAGCCTTTTTCCTGTTTCTGGTGATAATTGGGATTCCTGCAAATTCATACATTGTGCTAAAGttcatttttatcaaaatggtaGAAAAGAAATTTCTACCTACAAACATCATCTTGACAGCTTTGGCTTTAATGAATCTTCTGATCGTCTTTTCTCGAGTCATCCTTCAGTATCTCAATGCCATAGGAGTAGAAAATTTGCTGGATGACACTCAGTGCAAGCTTTCTGTGTACACATACAGAGTGAGCAGGTCTATGTCCATTTCTACCACCACATTTCTAAGTTGTTACCAGTGTATCCTCATTGCTCCATCAAGTGGAATCTGGTCTTATCTAAAGCAAAAGGTGACCCCAAATGTACTGGCTATTACAATATGCCTCCTAGTTATTAATATTATCCTTGATCCAAGCAGTGGCCTCTATGCCCAGGCCAAAAAGAATTCTACAGCCTCTCCTTACACACTGTACCTGGTATACTGTAATATGGCATTTGGAACCTATAATAATTATATTGCTAATGGTTCGCTGTTTGCTACCAGGGATTTCCTACTTGTTGGACTAATGGCTCTGGCAAGTACATACATtgtttacattttgataaaacatAAAAGATCAGTAAAGGACATAAGAAGTTCTTCTAGAGCACAAGGAAAATCAGCTGAAGACAAAGCCTCTAGAGCTGTTATTATGTtggttattttgtatgttttattatttggatTTGATAACTGTATGTGGATCTATACACTGACCCTAACCAGAGTTACAAATGATATGAACGATGCCAGAATAGCACTGGCTTGCTCCTACTCTGCACTTAGTCCTATAGTAATTATCGCTAACAACCCAAAATTACAGCCACGCTTTAAATGGTTAGAACAAAGAAAAACATTGAATGAGaatcacaaaaaagttgtggatgGAAACTTGAAAGTAGCCAGTGAATAG